The following proteins are encoded in a genomic region of Tenacibaculum sp. 190524A05c:
- a CDS encoding glutamine synthetase beta-grasp domain-containing protein codes for MAKSKLEYIWLDGYYPTQNMRSKTKVVEDFSGKLEDCPIWSFDGSSTKQAEGGDSDCLLKPVAIYPDPARDNGFLVMTEVLNADGTAHESNARATIDDDDNDFWFGFEQEYFIMDTHTQLPLGFPIGGYPGPQGMYYCSVGGKNTHGRDFVEEHADLCIAAGLNFEGINQEVASGQWEFQLFAKGAKKAGDEIWVARYLLDRLTEKYGYYIEYHPKPVKGDWNGSGMHANFSNTLLRTCGSQETYEKVCEAFRPVTKEHIDVYGEYNDQRLTGLHETASINDFSYGVSDRGASIRIPIITVEKGWKGWLEDRRPASNADPYKVAGRIVETVKNAKI; via the coding sequence ATGGCTAAGTCAAAATTAGAGTACATTTGGTTAGATGGGTATTATCCAACTCAAAACATGCGTAGTAAAACTAAAGTTGTAGAAGATTTTAGTGGAAAATTAGAGGATTGTCCAATTTGGTCTTTTGATGGATCTTCAACAAAACAAGCTGAAGGTGGAGACTCAGATTGTTTATTAAAGCCAGTAGCTATTTATCCAGATCCAGCACGTGATAATGGGTTTTTAGTAATGACTGAAGTTTTAAATGCTGATGGAACTGCTCACGAATCTAACGCAAGAGCTACTATTGATGATGATGATAACGATTTCTGGTTCGGATTTGAGCAAGAGTACTTTATTATGGATACTCACACTCAATTACCTTTAGGTTTCCCTATTGGTGGTTACCCTGGACCTCAAGGAATGTACTACTGTTCTGTTGGTGGAAAAAACACTCACGGTCGTGATTTCGTTGAAGAGCATGCTGATTTATGTATCGCAGCTGGTTTAAACTTTGAAGGAATTAACCAAGAGGTTGCTTCTGGACAATGGGAATTCCAATTATTCGCTAAAGGTGCGAAAAAAGCTGGTGATGAAATTTGGGTAGCTCGTTACTTATTAGATAGATTAACTGAAAAGTATGGATACTATATTGAATACCACCCAAAACCAGTAAAAGGAGATTGGAATGGATCGGGTATGCATGCTAACTTCTCAAACACATTATTAAGAACTTGTGGAAGTCAAGAAACTTATGAAAAAGTTTGTGAAGCTTTTAGACCTGTAACTAAAGAACATATTGACGTTTACGGAGAGTATAACGATCAACGTTTAACAGGTTTACACGAAACTGCATCTATTAACGATTTTAGTTATGGTGTATCAGATAGAGGAGCTTCTATTAGAATTCCTATTATCACAGTTGAGAAAGGTTGGAAAGGATGGTTAGAAGATCGTCGTCCAGCTTCAAATGCTGATCCATACAAAGTTGCAGGAAGAATTGTAGAAACAGTAAAAAATGCAAAAATTTAA
- a CDS encoding calcium/sodium antiporter, producing MSIAYIILGLLLLVLGGEFLVRSSVGLSFKLNISKMVIGMTVVSFATSAPELLVSLQAAMDGSPAIAINNVIGSNIANIGLVLGITAIIGPIVVSKDFYKLNWPVMMVFSLLLYYFLKNDEVLTRTEGLTLFLGLIIFLIVLIKSAKDEGEVENDEVDDKLATVGYGKILGWLAIGGVALYFGSEFLVDGAKTLAKSVGVSEGVISITMIAIGTSVPELAASVIAAVKGEKAISLGNLIGSNIFNIASVLGLTSLVKEIPITEPQILSRDIFWMLAFAFVILPLVFVPKKFILSRIKGLILFLAYGTFIYLVSFV from the coding sequence ATGAGTATTGCTTATATCATTTTAGGATTATTGTTGTTGGTATTAGGGGGAGAGTTTTTGGTAAGATCTTCTGTGGGTCTTTCCTTTAAACTGAATATTTCTAAAATGGTTATTGGTATGACGGTTGTTTCTTTTGCAACTTCAGCTCCGGAATTATTGGTTAGTCTACAAGCTGCAATGGATGGTTCTCCTGCAATTGCAATTAATAATGTAATTGGTTCTAATATTGCCAATATCGGTTTGGTTTTAGGGATTACAGCAATTATTGGCCCAATAGTCGTAAGTAAAGATTTTTACAAGTTGAACTGGCCTGTAATGATGGTTTTTTCTTTATTACTGTACTATTTCTTAAAGAATGATGAAGTGTTAACTAGGACGGAAGGATTAACTCTGTTTTTAGGATTAATCATCTTTTTAATTGTTTTGATAAAATCTGCAAAGGATGAAGGTGAAGTCGAAAATGATGAAGTGGATGATAAATTAGCAACCGTAGGATATGGAAAGATATTAGGTTGGTTGGCTATTGGTGGAGTCGCGCTTTATTTTGGTTCGGAATTTTTGGTAGATGGAGCGAAGACTTTAGCTAAAAGTGTTGGAGTTAGCGAAGGGGTAATTTCAATTACAATGATTGCTATCGGAACAAGTGTTCCAGAATTAGCCGCATCAGTTATTGCAGCCGTTAAAGGAGAAAAGGCTATTTCTCTTGGGAATTTAATCGGTTCAAATATCTTTAATATTGCTTCTGTTTTAGGATTAACATCTTTAGTAAAAGAAATTCCGATTACTGAACCTCAAATATTGTCCAGAGACATCTTTTGGATGCTTGCATTTGCATTTGTTATTCTTCCGCTAGTATTTGTTCCAAAGAAATTTATTCTAAGTAGAATTAAAGGTCTTATTTTGTTTCTAGCTTACGGAACATTCATTTATCTAGTTTCATTTGTATAA